The DNA region GGTTGGCGCGTGCGGAAGACGGTTTTTCGCAGGTTTCGGTCTGACGGTTGCGATTCGTGGCCTACTATCCCTCAAAGTCCGCCTGAAGGCGGGCTTGCTCTTTAATACGAGACTCACCGAATGACCTTGAAGACCATCGAAGGTACTTTCATCGCTCCCCAGGGCCGCTACGCTCTGGTGGTTGGCCGTTTCAACAGCTTCGTCGTGGAAAGCCTGGTTAGCGGTGCCGTTGATGCGCTGGTACGCCACGGCGTCAGCGAAAGCGACATCACCATCATCCGCGCGCCGGGTGCTTTCGAGATTCCCCTGGTTGTGCAGAAAGTCGCTCAGCGCAGCGAGTTTTCGGCGATCGTCGCGCTGGGCGCGGTGATTCGTGGCGGTACCCCGCACTTCGAATACGTGGCAGGCGAGTGCGTCAAAGGCTTGTCCCAGGTGTCCATGGAGTTCGGCATTCCAGTCGCTTTCGGTGTGTTGACGGTCGATTCTATCGAACAGGCCATCGAGCGTTCCGGCACCAAAGCCGGTAACAAGGGCGCTGAAGCTGCGCTGTCCGCCATCGAAATGGTCAGCCTGCTGTCGCAGTTGGAGGCCAAGTGATTTCCGACGATACCGACCAGTTCAACCCACGCGACGCCAAAGCGCCGGAAATCGCCAAAGGCAAGAGCGCCAAACGTCGCGAAGCACGGCAGATGGCAACTCAGGCCCTGTACCAACGGCACATGGCTGGCCACGCGCTGAACGAAATCGAAGCGCAGTTTCGTGTCGACAACGATTTCAGCAACGTCGACGGCACCTACTTCCGTGAGCTGCTGCACGGTGTGGCGACCAACCAGACCGAGATCGACGCTGCTCTGGCACCTTGCCTTGATCTGACCATCGAAGAACTCGACCCGATCGAGCTGGCGGTACTGCGCCTGTCCACCTTCGAACTGCTCAAGCGCATCGACGTGCCTTATCGCGTGGTGATCAACGAAGGCATTGAGCTGGCGAAAGTCTACGGCTCCACTGACGGCCACAAGTTCGTCAATGGTGTGCTGGACAAGCTGGCACCGCGCCTGCGTGAAGTCGAAGTGAAGGCCCACAAGCGCTGATTCGCGCCTGACCTTCATGGGAGAGTTCGAGCTGATCCGCAATTACTTCGCCACTGCGCCCTGCGCGCAGGCGGGCGAAGACGTTGCACTGGGGATCGGCGACGACTGCGCGCTGCTGGCGTTACCGCCCGGCGAGCAGTTGGCGATCTCGACCGACACCCTGGTTGCCGGGGTGCATTTTCCCGATATCTGCGACCCTTTTCTGCTCGGCCAGCGTGCCCTGGCAGTGTCTGCCAGTGATCTGGCGGCCATGGGCGCTCGCCCGATTGCCTTTACCCTTGCCTTGACCCTGCCGCACGTCGATGCCGACTGGCTGCAGGCATTCGCGCGTGGTCTGAACCAGATGGCGCAAGGCTGTGCGCTGCGCCTGATCGGCGGTGATACCACGCGTGGTCCGCTTAGCCTGACGATGACAGTGTTTGGCAGTGTGCCCACCGGGCTTGCCCTGACCCGCAGCGGCGCTCGCGAAGGCGATCTGCTGTGTGTCGGCGGCGCGCTCGGCGACGCTGCTGGAGCATTGCCACTGGTATTGAATCAGCGCAGCGCCGAGGCTTCGATTGCCCAGCCGTTGCTGGCCCGCTACTGGTCGCCACAACCGCAGTTAGCGCTGGGTCAGGCCTTGCGCGGCAGGGCTACATCGGCGCTGGATATCTCCGACGGTCTGCTCGCGGACTGCGGGCATATCGCCCGCGCTTCGGGTGTGCGTCTGTTGATCGAATGCGACAGGTTGCCGATATCGGAGCCGCTGCTGGCGCTGCTTGGTCTGCAGGCCGCCCGGCAAGCAGCGCTGAGTGGTGGTGACGATTACATTCTGGCGTTCACCTTGCCATCCGCACAGCTGCCCGGTTTGCAGGCTGCTGGCTGGCCCGTGCAGGTGATCGGACGGGCAGAGGCGGGGCAGGGCGTGGTCTTGCTCGACAGTGCCGGTAACGACATCACGCCCGATACGCGCGGCTATCAGCATTTCGGCAGCGCGGCGTGCAAGGACAGCTAAAGTCTATGCATCGAACTTTATGATCTAAATGCCCGAGAATTCGCGCTGAGCGTCCGTAAGAACCTGCTGTTACAATGCAGATCTTGCGAATTTCCAGCCTTCATACTGATCAGGAGCACCCGGTGCCCGTCGTATTTGTTGCCGCTTCCAAGCTGCCTACACCCTTTGCAGAATTTGCCATGCACGGCTTTATCGAGTCGGCAACCGGCCGTGAACATGTTGTCCTGAGTCTGGGTGACGTCGCCGATGGCGCACCGGTTCTTGGTCGTGTGCATTCCGAATGCCTGACAGGCGACGCGCTGTTCAGCCAGCGTTGCGATTGCGGCTCCCAGCTTGAAGCCGCTCTGCGCGCCATCGCCACCGAAGGGCGCGGCGTATTGCTGTATCTGCGTCAGGAAGGGCGCGGTATTGGCCTGATGAACAAGATCCGCGCCTATGAGCTACAGGACGGTGGTGCCGATACCGTCGAGGCCAATGAGCGTCTGGGCTTTGCTGCCGATCAACGTGATTACGCGATCTGCCTGCCGATGCTTCAGCATCTGGGCGTTCAGTCGCTGCGCCTGATGACCAACAACCCGCGCAAGGTCAAAGCGCTGACCGACATGGGCATCAAGGTCGCCGAGCGAGTGCCGTTGCACACCGGGCAGAACCCGCACAATCGACTTTACCTGGCAACCAAGGCCGGCAAGCTGGGACACATGATGGGCAATGAGCATCAAAGCGAGGTCGGTCCGGCGTGACGCGCAGTGAGGTCCGTCAAAAGCTGGAAATGGCATGGTGGCGCCAACTGGGGCTGACCCTGGCGCCATTGTTGGTGGTCTGTCTGTTTTTCGGCTCCAGTGAACCGCTCATTCCAGTACTGGCAATGCCGCTGTTCATCGCCGGTATCGGCTCGATGTTCGTCAGCGTGAAGCCGTTCGGGGCTTACAAGCGCGCATTGGCAGCCACTCAGGCCTCAATCGATACGCCTGAAGAGCCTGCGGCCTGGATCAAACTCGCCGCAGTCCGTCGTTTTGCCTTTCTCGCTGCCGGGCTCCCCGCCTGGATCGCCGCTGTCGCTGTGCTGTTCGGCCTGCACCCGCTACCCGTCTGCCTGCTGGCGTTTTCCAGCGTGGTGCTGCTGTACCTGTATCGGCTTCCGACAGCCTGACGCTGAGGGTGCGGGGGCACGCCCGTCGGGCAGAAGCCTGAAAGCCCTGTCTTCCGGGCTCTCCAGAACTTGTATGTAACGATGACGGCTGGGCGGTGAGGGCCGAGAGGTGTGCGGGCGTATCAGCCAATCAACACCAATCGCTCATTGATCGCTGCTTCAATCCCTTCTGCATTCAGCCCGCATTCGGCCAGCATCTGTGCGGGTTTGGCATGCTCGACATAAACGTCCGGCAAGCCCAGGTGCAGCACTGACTTGAGGATGTTGGCGCGGGCCAGAAACTCGCTGACCGCCGCACCGGCACCGCCCATCACTGCATTCTCTTCCAGGGTGACCAGCAGTTCGTGATTAGCGGCTGCTTCGCGCACCAGTGTCTCGTCCAGCGGTTTGACGAAGCGCATGTCGATAACGGTCGCATCCAGCTTCTCGGCAACCACCATGGCCTCGGTCAGTTGCACACCGAACACCAGTATCGCAATACCCTGGCCTTGTCGACGCACGACGCCCTTGCCGATTTCGACCGGGTCGAGGTCGGCATCAATCAGCGCATTCGGGCCTGTGCCACGCGGGTAGCGCACTGCCGCAGGTCCGTTGTGCCGGTAGCCGGTGCTGAGCAACTTGCGCAGCTCGTTTTCATCACTCGGTGTCATCACAACGATGCCAGGGATGCAGCGCAGGAAAGACAGATCGAAGCTGCCCGCGTGAGTCGGGCCGTCTTCGCCGACCAGGCCGGCGCGGTCGATGGCGAACAGCACGTCGAGGTTCTGCACCGCGACGTCATGCACCAATTGGTCGTAACCACGTTGCAGGAAGGTCGAGTAGATCGCGACAACCGGCTTGCTGCCTTCGCACGCCATACCCGCCGCCAGTGTCACAGCGTGCTGTTCGGCGATGGCGACGTCGAAGTAGCGCTCGGGGAAGCGCTCGCTGAACGCCACCAGATCCGAGCCTTCCTTCATGGCAGGCGTAATGCCCACCAGTCGAGCGTCGGCTTCAGCCATGTCGCAGATCCACTGGCCGAACACGCCGGAATACTTCGGCGCACTGACTTTCTTCTGAACATTGACCGGCGCATTCACTGGTTCAAGCTTGGTGATTGCGTGGTAGCCAATCGGGTCGACTTCTGCCGGAGCGAAGCCCTTGCCTTTCTTGGTCACAACGTGCAAAAACTGCGGGCCTTTCAAATCACGCATGTTGCGCAACGTGGCGATGAGCGTCGGCAGATCGTGGCCGTCGATAGGGCCAATGTAATTCCAGCCCAGCTCTTCGAAAAGCGTACCGGGGACCAGCATGCCCTTGGCGTACTCTTCGGTGCGCCGCGCGATTTCCCACGCACCCGGCAGGCGCGAGAGCACCTTCTTGCTGCCTTCACGCATGCTGGTATATGTGCGGCTGGAAAGAATCTTGGCCAGATAGTTCGACAGCCCGCCGACGTTGCGCGAGATCGACATGTCGTTGTCATTGAGAATGACCAGCATGTTGGCCGCCACTTCCGGCGCGTGGTTCAGCGCCTCGAACGCCATGCCGGCAGTCAGCGCGCCGTCGCCGATGACCGCGATGGATTTACGCTCGCTGCCTTGCAGGCGCGAGGCAATCGCCATGCCCAGCGCAGCACTGATCGACGTGCTGGAATGGCCGACGCCAAAGGTGTCGTATTCACTCTCGCTACGGCGCGGGAAAGCGGCAACACCGTCCTTCTGACGCAGCGTGGACATGCGCGCACGACGGCCGGTCAGGATTTTGTGCGGATATGCCTGGTGACCCACGTCCCACACCAGACGATCGTCTGGCGTATCGAACACGTAATGCAGGGCAATGGTCAGCTCGATGACCCCAAGGCCGGCACCGAAATGCCCGCCGGTCTGGCCAACGGAATACAGCAATTCCAGGCGCAGTTCATCGGCCAGGGTTTCCAGCTCGGCTTCACCCAGACGGCGCAGGCCTTCCGGTGTGTCAGCACGGTCGAGCAGCGGAGTAACCGGGCGCTCGCGGGGGATGTCTTTGAACGTCGTGGGCATCAGGCGAATCGTTATAAGTAAAAGAGGCGGCAGTTTACCTTATGCATCGCACGCTGCCCATGAAGTGAGTCGGCGGATAGTCCGTCTGCTCACACGCTTGGTGACTGAGACCTGATGAACCCGGGTTGATTCACCGTAATTCCGGTTCCGTTCAGGGCTTCAGTGGCGGCGTTCCACGATGTAGCGCGCCAGCTCGCGTAATGGCTCGGCCGTGGTGCCGAAGTCAGCCAGAGCGTCCAGTGCCTGATCGCGCAATTCCAGGGCATAGCCCTTGGCCGCTTCCAGCCCGATCAGCGCGGGGTAGGTCGGCTTGTCACGCGCTATATCCGCGCCTTGGCGTTTGCCAAGCGTTGCGGTATCGCTTTCGACGTCGAGAATGTCGTCCTGGACCTGAAAGGCCAGACCGATTGCGCGCGCATAAACCTGCAAGGCATCCAGCCGGGTCTGATCCGACTGCCCGCTGGCCAGCGCGCCAAGCCTGACGCTGGCTTCGATCAGCGCACCGGTCTTGTGGCGATGCATGTATTCCAGCGCGGCCTGATCCAGCTTCAGCCCTACCGAGCCCAGATCAATCGCCTGCCCGCCCACCATTCCCGCAGGGCCAGCGGCGGTAGCCAATGTGCTGACCATCTGCAAACGGGTCTCGGCATCGCGTGAAGTGAGGTGCGGGGCGAGCAGGGCGGTGAACGCCAGGCTTTGCAGGCCGTCGCCGGCGAGGATCGCGCAGGCTTCATCGAATGCCTTGTGTGTGGTGGGCTGGCCGCGACGCAGATCGTCATCGTCCATTGCTGGCAAATCGTCGTGTACCAGCGAATAGGCATGGATCAGCTCAACCGCGCAGGCCGCACCGTTGGCGTCTTCGGCCACACCACCCAACGCTTCGCAGGCCGCATAGGCGAGCAATGGACGCACGCGCTTGCCGCCGTTCATCACGCTGTAGCGCATGGCTTTATAGAGGCGCGTCAGCTCAGGGCTCGGTGCCTGAAACAGACCCTCAAGCGCAGCGTTTACGCGAACCTGGCTTTGCGCCTGATAGCTCGCGATCATTCGGGGAGTTCCGCATCGTCGAACGGCTCTTCGGTCAGCTCACCGTCGCGTTCCAGCAGTACCTGAACCTTCTGCTCGGCCTGGGTGAGGGCACTCTGGCAATCGCGGGTCAGGCGTACACCTTGCTCGAAGGCGGTCAGAGAGTCTTCCAGAGACAATTCGCCATTCTCCAGGCGCTCTACCAGCGCTTGCAGATCAGCGAGGGACTGTTCGAAATCCAGTGCAGCTTTCTTGCGGGCCATGGGGGCATTTCCGGTAGAGGTTAAACCGCGCGACACTAGCAGAGCGGCGGCCCTGGGGCAAATCAAGGCGATGGATCTGTGTCATTGCAGTGGCTGGCAGGATCAACCCGCGGCAAACCCGTTCTGCAGGTCGGCGATCAGATCTTCCGGGCTTTCGAGGCCAATCTGCAAGCGCAGCATCGGGCCTGCGCCCCGGTCGGGGCCGTGCTGTTCGATCTCGGTGACCAGGCTTTCAAAACCGCCCCAGGAATAGCCGATCCCGAACAACTTCAATGCACTGACAAAGCGATCCAGCACCTGCCGATCAGCCGTTTTGAATTCGAAGCTGAGCAGGCCGTTGCAACCATGAAAGTCGCGCTTCCAGATCGCGTGGCCCGGATCATCCGGCAACGCGGGATAAAGCACGCGAGCGACCTGAGGCTGGCCCTGTAGCCATTGTGCCACCTGCATCGCATGCCGTTCGTGCATGGCCATGCGCGCGGCCAGACTGCGTGCGCCGCGCAGCACCAGATAGGCATCATCGGGGCTGACGGTATTGCCTACGGCGGTATTCATGGTCTTGAGGGTTTGCCAGTGGTTTTCGGTGGTGCTGACGCTGCCCATCATCACATCCGAATGCCCGGCCACGTACTTGGTCAGCGCCATCAGCGAAATGTCCGCACCCAGCTCAAGAGGCTTGTACAACACCCCGGAGCCCCAGGAGTTATCCACAGCCAGCAGCAGATTTTTCGCTTTGCACAGTTGCGACAGGGCGGGCAGGTCGCACATATCAAAGGTCAGCGAGCCCGGTACTTCAGCGTAGATCATCCGTGTGTTGGCTTTGATCATGGATTCCACGTCACTGCCATCGGCGGCATAGAAGTCGAATTGAATGTCGAACGCCTTCAGCAGGGTGTTCGCCAGTCGTCGCACCGGGCCATAGACCGATTCGGTGAGCAGTACATGATCGCCGGGGCGCAAAAAAGATTGAAACATCTGCGCGACGGCGGCAAGCCCTGTCGGGTAAAGGCAGGTGCCGTGAGCGCCTTCAAGTTCGGAGACCAGATCCTGCAAGGCAAACGCCGTCGGGTTGCCATTCGCACCGTAAGTCAGCGAACGCTCCGGCCCTTTGGTGCGCATCTCGGCTTCGCGCAAGCTGTCCAGGCTGTCGAACAGCACGGTGCTGATGCGCACCACCGGCGGATTGACCGCCAGCCCCGGCCCGCTACTTGCGCTACGGCCGCGTTGCGACAGGGCAGTGTGGGCGCGAGGGTCTTTGCTGTGCGGCATGTAGGGCTCCGGAAAGTGACGGCGTTATCTGGCAAGCGTAATGCATCCGTGCGGTTGTCAGGTATTACTGATCGTCCTTCGCGATGTCCAGGGCATAGAACTCATGCAGCTTGGCTTGCAACAATTGTCGGTCCGGCAATCGGGTCTGGTATTCGGCTATCAGCGCAGGCGATAACGAACGGTTCAGCGCGTATTCGACCACCTCATCGTTTTTGCTGGCGCACAGCAGCACGCCAATGGCCGGGTTTTCATGGGGTTTGCGCTCAGTCTGGTCCAGTGCTTCCAGATAGAAGTTCAGCTTGCCCAGGTATTCTGGCTCAAAGCGTCCTACCTTGAGTTCGATGGCCACAAGGCAGTTGAGGCCACGATGGAAAAACAGCAGGTCCAGCGCGAAATCCTGGCCACCCACCTGTACCGGGTACTCGGAGCCGACAAAACAGAAGTCACGGCCCAGCTCGATCAGAAAGTCCCTCAGGCGCTGCAGCAACCCGCGATGCAGGTCCGCTTCGGCATGGCCCACAGGCAGCTCCAGAAATTCCACCATGTAGGCGTCGCGGAACACATCCAGTGCGGCCGGTCGGGTTTCCCTGAGTATGGCCGAGGCTTTGGCGGGCTGGGTGACAGTGCGCTCGAACAAGGCAGTCTTGAACTGGCGTTCCAGTTCGCGCTTTGACCACTTTTCCTGGCTCGCCATTTTTAAGTAGAACTCACGCTCTTCAGGGCGTTTGCTCTGGCTGAAAATGATCAGATTGTGGGACCAGGATAATTGTCGCACCAGTGGCGCGACTTTCTCTTCAGCGCGGTAAATTTCATAGAACTGACGCATACGAAACAGATTACTACGCGTAAAACCGCGCAGCCCCGGCTGGGTCTTGGCCAGATGCTCGGCAAGCTGGCTGACCACCGCGTCACCCCACTCGGCGTTTTCAATCTTGCGGCTGATATAAGCGCCGACTTGCCAGTAGAGTTCGATCAGACGGGTGTTGACGGCTTGTGCAGCTTGCTGCCGAGCGCCCTGAATCATTGCGAGCACTTCATCAAAGCGATCGTTGACCGGAGCTGGCGGTGCGTCAGGAGTACTCATACTGCAAGTACTCCATTGCGTGGCAACCCGGCAGGCAGAGTAAGGGTCAGGTGGATAATTCCTGGATTCACGTGAGCGCGTCCTTGAACAGTCAATGAGGGCGGCTACTTTACGTGCGGATTACTCCTGGTAGATCCAGATTTTCAGCTGGGTTTGTGACATCAGGTTTCTGTTTGCGGAGACCTTGACTTACGCCTCACTTATCCAGATCAGACGCGTCATGCCGCTCTGGGACCTGATCCGCTTCCTCGCCCCAGGTGCGATTGACCTTCTGGCCTTTTACTACTGCCGGGCGTGCTGCGATTTCTTCCGTCCAGCGGATCACGTTCGGATATTCGTGTACCGACAGAAACTCGGCCGCCGAATAAACCTTGTTCTGCACCAATGCGCCGTACCAGGGCCAGACCGCGATGTCGGCGATTGTGTAGGTGTCGCCGGCCAGATAGCGGTGTTCGGCAAGGCGACGGTCCAGCACATCCAGTTGACGCTTGGCCTCCATGGCAAAGCGATTGATGGGGTATTCGAGCTTCTCGGGCGCGTAAGCATAAAAATGCCCGAACCCGCCGCCCAGATACGGCGCAGCGCCCATCTGCCAGAACAGCCAGTTCAGCGTCTCTGTACGCCCCGCCGGATCGGCTGGCAGAAAACTGGAAAACTTTTCTGCCAGGTACAGCAAGATCGAACCGGACTCGAACACCCGCACCGGCTTCTCATGGCTGCGGTCCAGCAATGCCGGGATCTTGGAATTGGGATTGATCTCGACAAACCCGCTGGAAAACTGATCGCCCTCGGAGATGCGGATCAGCCAGGCATCGTACTCAGCACCGCTGTGCCCAAGCGCCAGCAGTTCCTCCAGCATGATCGTGACCTTCACACCGTTCGGCGTGGCCAGCGAGTAAAGCTGCAGCGGGTGCTTGCCGACGGGCAATTGCTTTTCATGCGTAGGGCCGGCCACGGGTCGGTTGGTACTGGCGAACTTGCCGCCCGATGGCGCTTCATGCTGCCAGACCTTTGGCGGGGTGTAAGGGGTATCAGTCATGGGGAGCCTCGCTTGTTCAAGGATGATCGCTGGCAGAGGTATTTTGCTGGATCAGGAGTTTGTGGAATATTCCTACAATAATCAAGGCGTTGTCCTATAGCTGTCTCTCACCAAAAAGAGGGAATATGTGGGAGCTGCGTAAAGTTACAAAGCTTTCTCTTAAAGGCTGGACAAAAGTATGTCGTCATTTTGCAGTACAGGCATCACCAAGTGGCGTGATCTGGTCATTAATCTGGTTTCCAAGGAAATAAAGATACGCTACATGGGCGCTACACTGGGTTTTGTGTGGTCGCTGGGTAATCCGCTGGTCGTTACACTCACCTACTACACTGTTTTTACTTATCTCCTGCCAAGCAGTCAGGATCGTTTCGCGCTTCATCTGGTGACAGGCATCGTTCACTGGATGCTCTTGACGCAAATAGTTTCACAAAGTGGTGAATGGCTCATCAATAATGGAAATCTCATTCGGAAACTACGTTTTCCGCGGATACTGTTGCCAATATCCGGGGCGCTGGCGATAGGCGTATTCTGGTTGGGCTGCATGGTAGTGTATATGTCACTGTTTACCCTGCTGGGCGGTGTTTTTACACGTGCCATGCTTTTTTATCCGATTGTGCTGCTGGCGTTCATGTCCCTGATCATGGGCGTGGGTCTGACGCTTAGTGTCATTCAGATAACCGTGCGGGATGCCAGACACTTTATCGACGTATTTTTACCGCTGTTGTTCTGGTTGACACCAATTGTATGGGTCAGCTCTTCGCTGCCTGACGGCATCGCCAGCATCGCGGCTTATAACCCCGTCGCCCTGTACTTCAACAGCTTCAGCAGCATTCTGCATGCCGGCGTCGTTCCGGATACCCGTGATCTTGTGCTGTGCGTGCTGCTGGGGGCCGCATCGCTTCTGATAGGGCTCGCCATGTTCAGAAAAGTGGATCGCGTGGTGGAGTACTTATGAGCAATGTCGTGATCAAGGCAGAACATCTCACCAAACAGTTCGTTCTTCGCCACAACAGAGGGGGCTTGAAGCAAAAGTTTCTGAGTCTGTTTGAGGCCCGGCACCGTGAGCGCATCGAGAATTTTACCGCTGTAAGTGATGTTTCGTTCACCTTGTGCAAAGGGGAATCACTGGCGCTCGTGGGGCACAATGGTTCAGGTAAAAGCACGTTATTGCAACTGGTTTCGCGAATTCTTATTCCTACCAGCGGGCGTTTGACAACGGTCGGTCGCGTAGCACCTCTTATCGAAATCGGTGTGGGTTTTCATCCTGAACTGACGGGTGAAGAAAATATTTACCTGAATGCCAGCCTGTTCGGATTGAATAACAAGGAAATACGTTCTCGCTTTAACGAGATCGTTGATTTCTCGGGGTTGGGAAACTTCATTGATACGCCGGTAAAAAACTATTCATCGGGCATGTACATGAGGCTTGGGTTTTCCGTGGCCGTCCATGTAGAGCCACAGACGTTACTGGCTGATGAGGTCCTTGCCGTGGGTGATGAAGAGTTCAAGCGCAAGTGCCACGAGCGCATTCGGTGTATGCAAGAGGACGGAATGGCTTTGATTCTCGTGACTCACGAAGTCAAAGAGGGCATGGAGTTTTGCCAGCGATACCTGACGCTTGAGCGAGGTCAGATGATTGAACATGGTAGTTATTAGTCGCGTCGGGTGTATAGCGTGAAGGCTGATTTTTACGCCAGGCGCCGGTTTCTAATTCATGCTTCCCTCGAGCGTTCGTTCAGCAGATTAAGCAAGCGCTCCTGGCTCATCGAGGCTTGCTTCACATAACAGGACATCAGCAGTTCCAGCGGGTGAATTCCGATTCTGGTTGCAAGCTGATCAAGTTTCTCAAGCGTCGGGCTCTTCAACCCGCGCTCGATTTCAGACAGGTATGTCCGGCCACTGACGCCGACAAAATCCTCCTGCGTGAGGCCCTTTGCTTCGCGCGCCTCCTTTAACGCTGCTCCGACTGCTTTGCTCAGATCCATTGCGCCACCACGGGGGTTAATCATGACTGGGCATAGCTTCAAGCTTGTTCAGCAACGCATACGCATCAGCCCCGAGCCCCCGACAGACATCCATGAACTCAATCACATCGAGCCTGCGCTCGGCGTTCTCGGTTTTCGAAACAAAGGACTGCGGTCGCCCGAGCTTTGCGGCCAACTCTTTTTGCGTCATGCCGGCCGCATTGCGTGCCTCCAGCAGAAGATCAAGCAGCGCCTGGTAGCGATCGTTATGAATGGTTTTCAAGGAGGTGCGCCGTCTGAGAGATCCGGCTACTTAAATAAACCTGATTTGGGATTATCCCAAAATAGGTTTCTCGTTTAAGATGCTTGCCTCAAGGATGTACGCACAGGCTCACGGAGGTCACATGAAAACCAGAAAGTCGCAGTTGCTCCGCCGTAGAAATCTCTATCTGGGCCTTTCGTATGAGCGAAGCCCATGCAGGCAATGTTTGGCCTTGCAGCGTCGACAAAATGTCGGCTCGTCTATTCCGCAAACCGAAGCCCCGACCAAACTCCAAGTCGTCAGCGCGATGTACGCCTACCTCATGACCAGTTGGGAAGAATTGCCTGAACAGAACAAGCGTGCGCTTGGTTTTGATTCAGTCGTGGGCGGCGAAGAGGAGGAGGCCGCGCTGAATCGATTGGCGGGACTTTTTATGGAGTATGCAGATGTTTCGTTGCGCAGGGCGCTGGAAGCGCGGCGGAGGAGGTTGGGGCCGGTGGGATCGACAGCCTGATGATTTTTCTGAATCAGTTAAAAGAGGAGACCAGTCATGGACAATGAAATGAAGCAGTCTCAGAAGGACTTACTGGATTTAGTACGCAGACCTTGCCGCGCATGGCCAGCCAGATCCATGAAGCGCTTTGGATTAAGCTGGGAGCATTGGTTGTGTCAGTGCACCCTGATCAGGATCAGGATCAGCAACTGCGTTGCGACCGCCCATTAAAAAACCGGGTTGTGGTTAGCTTTTTATCAGTTCATCGTAGCTTACACATAATCCAGGCGAGGACACGCGGCGTGCCGATCAAGACGGACGTTTGGACTGTCGGCATCATGCCGACCAGATTGTTGCAAAGCAAGCTCGCAACCGAGCAGTTGCTAGAAGACATGATCGTAAATGCACCTAGCATCCTATCGGATGAATGGATGCTTATAGGGAGACAAGAAAGCACTGGCATGGGCGGGCGAATCGATTTGCTAGCCATAGCACCTGACGGTGCGCTAGTGCTGATTGAACTCAAGCGTGACCGCACCGCCCGGGAAGTGGTTGCCCAAGCACTTGACTACGCAGTTTGGGTTGAAAGCCTTCGCGGTGATGAGATTGGCGCTATTTACAAGCGATTTCGACCTGGTTGTACCTTGGACGACGACTTTCGTGAGCGCTTCGGCCGCGCTTTGGACGATGAGGAGTTGAACAAAAGCCATCAGCTCATAATTGTTGCGACTGAATTGGATGCCAGCAGTGAGCGCATCGTTGCATACCTCAGTGAGCGGGATATCCCAATCAATGTTCTGTGTTTTCAGGTTTTTCAATCAGGTGGTCAGCAACTACTGAGCCGTTCTTGGTTGCTCGACCCTGTCCAGACTCAGGTCAATGCGGTGTCGGCGGGTGGGGGGCACAATGAACCTTGGAATGGCGAATTCTATTGT from Pseudomonas syringae includes:
- the metC gene encoding cystathionine beta-lyase: MPHSKDPRAHTALSQRGRSASSGPGLAVNPPVVRISTVLFDSLDSLREAEMRTKGPERSLTYGANGNPTAFALQDLVSELEGAHGTCLYPTGLAAVAQMFQSFLRPGDHVLLTESVYGPVRRLANTLLKAFDIQFDFYAADGSDVESMIKANTRMIYAEVPGSLTFDMCDLPALSQLCKAKNLLLAVDNSWGSGVLYKPLELGADISLMALTKYVAGHSDVMMGSVSTTENHWQTLKTMNTAVGNTVSPDDAYLVLRGARSLAARMAMHERHAMQVAQWLQGQPQVARVLYPALPDDPGHAIWKRDFHGCNGLLSFEFKTADRQVLDRFVSALKLFGIGYSWGGFESLVTEIEQHGPDRGAGPMLRLQIGLESPEDLIADLQNGFAAG
- a CDS encoding PDDEXK nuclease domain-containing protein, whose translation is MSTPDAPPAPVNDRFDEVLAMIQGARQQAAQAVNTRLIELYWQVGAYISRKIENAEWGDAVVSQLAEHLAKTQPGLRGFTRSNLFRMRQFYEIYRAEEKVAPLVRQLSWSHNLIIFSQSKRPEEREFYLKMASQEKWSKRELERQFKTALFERTVTQPAKASAILRETRPAALDVFRDAYMVEFLELPVGHAEADLHRGLLQRLRDFLIELGRDFCFVGSEYPVQVGGQDFALDLLFFHRGLNCLVAIELKVGRFEPEYLGKLNFYLEALDQTERKPHENPAIGVLLCASKNDEVVEYALNRSLSPALIAEYQTRLPDRQLLQAKLHEFYALDIAKDDQ
- the yghU gene encoding glutathione-dependent disulfide-bond oxidoreductase gives rise to the protein MTDTPYTPPKVWQHEAPSGGKFASTNRPVAGPTHEKQLPVGKHPLQLYSLATPNGVKVTIMLEELLALGHSGAEYDAWLIRISEGDQFSSGFVEINPNSKIPALLDRSHEKPVRVFESGSILLYLAEKFSSFLPADPAGRTETLNWLFWQMGAAPYLGGGFGHFYAYAPEKLEYPINRFAMEAKRQLDVLDRRLAEHRYLAGDTYTIADIAVWPWYGALVQNKVYSAAEFLSVHEYPNVIRWTEEIAARPAVVKGQKVNRTWGEEADQVPERHDASDLDK
- a CDS encoding ABC transporter permease; amino-acid sequence: MSSFCSTGITKWRDLVINLVSKEIKIRYMGATLGFVWSLGNPLVVTLTYYTVFTYLLPSSQDRFALHLVTGIVHWMLLTQIVSQSGEWLINNGNLIRKLRFPRILLPISGALAIGVFWLGCMVVYMSLFTLLGGVFTRAMLFYPIVLLAFMSLIMGVGLTLSVIQITVRDARHFIDVFLPLLFWLTPIVWVSSSLPDGIASIAAYNPVALYFNSFSSILHAGVVPDTRDLVLCVLLGAASLLIGLAMFRKVDRVVEYL
- a CDS encoding ABC transporter ATP-binding protein, with amino-acid sequence MSNVVIKAEHLTKQFVLRHNRGGLKQKFLSLFEARHRERIENFTAVSDVSFTLCKGESLALVGHNGSGKSTLLQLVSRILIPTSGRLTTVGRVAPLIEIGVGFHPELTGEENIYLNASLFGLNNKEIRSRFNEIVDFSGLGNFIDTPVKNYSSGMYMRLGFSVAVHVEPQTLLADEVLAVGDEEFKRKCHERIRCMQEDGMALILVTHEVKEGMEFCQRYLTLERGQMIEHGSY
- a CDS encoding helix-turn-helix domain-containing protein, encoding MDLSKAVGAALKEAREAKGLTQEDFVGVSGRTYLSEIERGLKSPTLEKLDQLATRIGIHPLELLMSCYVKQASMSQERLLNLLNERSREA
- a CDS encoding helix-turn-helix domain-containing protein, yielding MKTIHNDRYQALLDLLLEARNAAGMTQKELAAKLGRPQSFVSKTENAERRLDVIEFMDVCRGLGADAYALLNKLEAMPSHD
- a CDS encoding endonuclease NucS domain-containing protein, with translation MPIKTDVWTVGIMPTRLLQSKLATEQLLEDMIVNAPSILSDEWMLIGRQESTGMGGRIDLLAIAPDGALVLIELKRDRTAREVVAQALDYAVWVESLRGDEIGAIYKRFRPGCTLDDDFRERFGRALDDEELNKSHQLIIVATELDASSERIVAYLSERDIPINVLCFQVFQSGGQQLLSRSWLLDPVQTQVNAVSAGGGHNEPWNGEFYCSFGDSTSRSWEDAVEFGFISGGGGAWYSRTLQLLSPGDRVWVNIPQQGYVGVGRVLGSSAPAADFTVMHNGVEVPVLEVATRANYHAEFVDDPERCDHFVSIEWLQTVSITQAVREVGMFGNQNTICRPTTPKWRWTIERLKHRFPRYDDIDSEKATVG